The following are from one region of the Klebsiella aerogenes genome:
- the pcp gene encoding pyroglutamyl-peptidase I: MAGVLITGFEPFGGEAVNPSWEVVKQLDGVIISGQQVVVKQLPCVFGEALTVLNHALDTHQPQLTIAVGQAGGRVDITVERVAINVDDARIPDNKGQQPIDEPIVAGGPAAWFSSLPIKAIVSALRKQGIPASVSQTAGTFVCNHVMYGLLHKLQGKAGLKGGFMHIPYLPEQAAAHPGEASMAVATVRAALETAIAVALEQDDDVKIGGGATH; this comes from the coding sequence ATGGCTGGCGTATTAATTACCGGTTTTGAGCCGTTCGGCGGCGAAGCGGTTAACCCTTCATGGGAAGTGGTCAAGCAGCTTGATGGCGTTATTATTAGCGGGCAGCAGGTTGTCGTAAAGCAGCTACCCTGTGTGTTCGGCGAAGCGCTGACCGTGCTGAATCACGCGTTGGATACACATCAGCCGCAGCTGACGATAGCCGTCGGACAGGCTGGTGGTCGTGTTGACATTACCGTCGAACGTGTGGCGATCAATGTCGATGATGCACGGATCCCCGACAATAAAGGGCAACAGCCAATTGACGAACCCATCGTCGCTGGCGGCCCGGCGGCGTGGTTCAGTTCATTGCCGATCAAAGCGATCGTCAGCGCGCTGCGCAAGCAGGGGATCCCGGCGTCGGTTTCACAAACGGCAGGCACTTTTGTCTGCAATCACGTGATGTATGGTTTGCTACACAAGCTGCAGGGGAAAGCCGGCCTGAAGGGCGGCTTTATGCATATCCCGTATCTGCCGGAGCAGGCGGCGGCCCATCCCGGCGAGGCGAGTATGGCGGTCGCGACGGTACGCGCGGCGCTGGAAACGGCGATTGCCGTCGCCCTTGAACAGGATGACGACGTTAAAATCGGCGGTGGTGCGACGCATTAA
- the sdhD gene encoding succinate dehydrogenase membrane anchor subunit, producing the protein MVSNASALGRNGVHDFILVRATAIVLTLYIIYMVGFFATSGEISWEIWTGFFSSAFTKVFTLLALVSILIHAWIGMWQVLTDYVKPLAVRLILQLIIVVALVAYVLYGFVVVWGV; encoded by the coding sequence ATGGTAAGCAACGCCTCAGCACTGGGACGCAACGGCGTACATGACTTTATTCTGGTCCGTGCTACCGCCATCGTTCTGACCCTCTACATCATCTACATGGTTGGCTTCTTCGCCACCTCCGGTGAGATCTCTTGGGAAATCTGGACCGGATTCTTCTCCTCCGCGTTCACCAAAGTCTTTACCCTGCTGGCTCTCGTATCCATCCTGATTCACGCCTGGATCGGTATGTGGCAGGTGTTGACGGACTACGTTAAACCACTGGCTGTGCGCCTGATTCTGCAACTGATTATCGTTGTGGCGCTGGTGGCTTACGTTCTTTATGGATTTGTTGTGGTGTGGGGTGTGTAA
- a CDS encoding biotin-dependent carboxyltransferase family protein: protein MLKFIRAGMYTSVQDGGREGQRQWGISRCGALDKPAMTIANLLVGNAPEAAALEITLGQIDVQFTRDCWFALTGAACEATLDGKAVWLGWRMEAKAGQRLVLKNPQHGIRSYLAVAGGIDVAEVLGSRSTDLKVGIGGLEGRRLQDGDRLKLGKSTRRFSASRGVKPLPIGNIIRALPGPEYHEFDSASQSSFWRSPWRLSPQSNRMGYRLQGQPLKRTTDREMLSHGLLPGVVQVPHNGQPIVLMNDAQTTGGYPRIACIIEADMYQLAQIPLGQPIHFVPCALEEALKARADQQRYLEQLAWRLSDDED, encoded by the coding sequence ATGTTGAAGTTTATTCGCGCCGGTATGTACACCTCGGTGCAGGACGGCGGCCGGGAAGGCCAGCGTCAGTGGGGGATCAGCCGCTGCGGCGCGCTGGATAAACCGGCGATGACCATTGCCAACCTGCTGGTGGGCAATGCGCCGGAGGCTGCGGCGCTGGAAATTACGCTCGGTCAGATCGATGTGCAGTTTACCCGCGATTGCTGGTTCGCGCTGACCGGCGCCGCCTGTGAAGCGACGCTTGACGGTAAAGCCGTTTGGCTGGGCTGGCGAATGGAAGCGAAGGCCGGACAGCGGCTGGTGCTGAAAAATCCGCAGCATGGGATCCGTAGTTATCTGGCGGTGGCAGGCGGTATCGACGTGGCGGAGGTTTTAGGTTCCCGCTCCACCGACCTGAAAGTCGGTATCGGCGGCCTGGAAGGGCGGCGCTTGCAGGATGGCGATCGGCTGAAGTTGGGGAAATCGACCCGGCGCTTCAGCGCCTCGCGTGGGGTTAAACCATTGCCGATCGGCAATATTATTCGCGCGCTGCCAGGGCCGGAGTATCACGAGTTCGATAGCGCTTCACAGTCGTCTTTCTGGCGCTCGCCGTGGCGGCTTAGCCCGCAGAGCAACCGTATGGGCTACCGCCTGCAGGGTCAGCCGCTGAAGCGTACCACTGACCGGGAAATGCTCTCCCACGGCCTGCTGCCGGGGGTGGTGCAGGTGCCGCATAACGGCCAGCCTATCGTGTTGATGAACGATGCGCAGACTACCGGCGGTTATCCGCGTATTGCCTGCATTATTGAGGCCGACATGTATCAGCTGGCGCAGATCCCGCTTGGCCAGCCGATCCACTTTGTCCCCTGTGCGCTGGAAGAAGCGCTAAAAGCGCGTGCCGACCAGCAGCGTTATCTTGAACAACTGGCCTGGAGACTAAGCGATGATGAAGATTGA
- a CDS encoding DUF969 domain-containing protein — protein sequence MQEAISLWPLIGIAVIVVGFVLRFNPVLVVIISGIVTGVAAHMPIATILEKLGEGFLNTRNLPFILLLPLAVIGLLERHGLKERAQAWIAKIHSATAGRLLIVYLLVREATAALGLTSLGGHPQMVRPLLAPMAEGAAEKRFGPLPGNVRYRLRAMSAATDNVGLFFGEDIFVAFGAIIFMHNFMLESGGIQTEPLHIALWGIPTAACAFLIHAARLWRLDRHLQRELDKVNAAQAKGGAA from the coding sequence ATGCAAGAGGCGATATCCCTCTGGCCGCTGATCGGCATTGCCGTGATTGTGGTCGGATTTGTTTTGCGCTTTAACCCGGTGCTGGTGGTGATTATTTCCGGGATCGTCACCGGCGTGGCGGCGCATATGCCGATAGCCACTATTCTGGAAAAGCTGGGCGAGGGGTTTCTCAATACCCGCAACCTACCGTTTATCCTGCTGCTGCCGCTGGCGGTGATCGGCCTGCTGGAACGTCATGGCCTGAAAGAACGCGCGCAGGCGTGGATCGCGAAGATCCATAGCGCCACCGCCGGTCGTCTGCTGATCGTCTATCTTTTGGTTCGCGAAGCAACGGCCGCACTGGGACTGACCAGCCTCGGCGGCCATCCGCAGATGGTGCGCCCGCTGCTGGCGCCGATGGCGGAAGGGGCGGCGGAAAAACGCTTTGGCCCGCTGCCGGGTAATGTACGCTATCGCTTGCGCGCGATGTCGGCGGCGACCGATAACGTCGGACTGTTCTTTGGCGAGGATATCTTCGTCGCCTTCGGGGCGATCATCTTTATGCATAACTTTATGCTGGAGTCTGGCGGCATCCAGACGGAACCCTTGCATATCGCTCTGTGGGGGATCCCGACAGCCGCCTGCGCGTTCCTGATCCACGCCGCGCGCCTGTGGCGCCTCGATCGTCATTTACAACGCGAGCTGGATAAGGTTAACGCCGCCCAGGCGAAAGGCGGTGCGGCATGA
- the nei gene encoding endonuclease VIII, with product MPEGPEIRRAADNLEAAIKGEPLTEAWFAFPQLQPYQSLLVGQRVTQIATRGKALLTHFSGGLTLYSHNQLYGVWRVVDAGVQPESNRVLRVRLQTARKAILLYSASDIEMLTAQQLAHHPFLLRVGPDVLDMALTVGQVRERLLSAKFRHRQFSGLLLDQAFLAGLGNYLRVEILWQVGLTGRHKAAELNEMQLDALAHALLDIPRLSYHTRGQVDDNKHHGALFRFKVFHRDGEACERCGGIIEKTMLASRPFYWCPGCQH from the coding sequence ATGCCGGAAGGCCCGGAGATCCGCCGCGCGGCGGATAACCTGGAAGCGGCTATCAAAGGCGAACCATTAACTGAAGCCTGGTTCGCCTTTCCACAGTTGCAACCCTATCAATCCCTGCTGGTCGGCCAGCGGGTTACCCAAATCGCTACCCGCGGCAAAGCCCTGTTAACCCACTTCTCCGGCGGGTTAACGCTGTATAGTCATAATCAGCTGTATGGCGTCTGGCGGGTGGTCGATGCTGGCGTTCAGCCGGAATCCAACCGTGTGCTGCGCGTCAGGTTGCAAACCGCGCGCAAGGCGATTTTGCTCTATAGCGCTTCGGATATTGAGATGCTGACGGCGCAACAGCTTGCCCATCATCCCTTTTTACTGCGGGTCGGGCCGGATGTGCTGGATATGGCTCTCACCGTGGGGCAAGTGAGGGAACGGCTGTTGTCGGCCAAATTCCGTCATCGTCAGTTTTCCGGCCTACTGTTGGATCAGGCGTTTCTCGCCGGGCTTGGCAACTATCTGCGCGTTGAAATCCTGTGGCAGGTGGGGCTAACCGGGCGGCATAAGGCCGCGGAGCTGAATGAAATGCAGCTGGATGCACTGGCGCATGCGCTGTTGGATATCCCGCGGCTTTCTTACCATACCCGTGGTCAGGTGGATGACAACAAACACCACGGCGCGCTATTTCGTTTCAAGGTCTTTCATCGCGATGGCGAGGCGTGCGAACGTTGCGGGGGTATTATTGAGAAAACCATGTTGGCATCGCGACCGTTTTACTGGTGCCCTGGCTGCCAGCATTAG
- the pxpA gene encoding 5-oxoprolinase subunit PxpA → MKIDLNADLGEGCASDSALLQLVSSANIACGFHAGDALLMQQCVRDALKYGVAIGAHPSFPDRENFGRTAMQLPPETVYAQVLYQIGALMAIVRAQGGELQHVKPHGMLYNQAAKEPPLADAIARAVRDVDAGLVLVGLAGSELIRAGQRYQLTTRQEVFADRGYLADGSLVPRSQPGALIESEEQALAQTLEMVQHNRVRSLTGEWAHVVAETVCLHGDGAHALDFARRLRAAFAGRNIEVSAESD, encoded by the coding sequence ATGAAGATTGATTTAAATGCCGACCTTGGCGAGGGTTGCGCCAGCGATAGCGCGCTATTACAGCTGGTGTCCTCCGCCAATATCGCCTGTGGTTTTCATGCCGGCGATGCGCTGCTAATGCAGCAGTGCGTGCGGGATGCGCTGAAATACGGCGTCGCCATCGGCGCGCATCCGAGCTTCCCGGACCGGGAGAATTTCGGCCGGACGGCGATGCAGTTGCCGCCCGAGACGGTCTACGCCCAGGTGCTGTATCAAATCGGCGCGCTGATGGCGATTGTCCGCGCGCAGGGCGGCGAGCTGCAGCACGTGAAGCCGCACGGCATGCTGTATAACCAGGCGGCGAAAGAGCCGCCGTTGGCTGATGCCATCGCTCGCGCAGTCCGCGATGTTGACGCAGGGTTGGTGCTGGTCGGGCTGGCTGGCAGCGAACTGATCCGCGCCGGGCAGCGCTATCAACTAACGACGCGTCAGGAAGTGTTCGCCGACCGCGGCTATCTTGCTGACGGTAGCCTGGTGCCGCGCAGCCAGCCGGGAGCGCTGATAGAGAGCGAAGAGCAGGCGCTGGCGCAAACGCTGGAAATGGTACAACACAATCGGGTGCGCAGCCTGACCGGCGAATGGGCGCACGTGGTAGCGGAAACCGTCTGTCTGCACGGCGACGGCGCGCATGCGCTCGATTTCGCCCGTCGCTTGCGCGCCGCCTTTGCCGGGCGCAATATCGAGGTGAGCGCGGAAAGCGACTAA
- a CDS encoding DUF979 domain-containing protein produces the protein MNFQQNYLYWLAGAALLVVAVMSWRDKSNPRRLTTGLFWGLYGLVFLLGDWTYQLVGDKRAVNIAVGGLVVVLALIAGFGGVRLGSYHQRSQEEKTASAKRLGNKLFYPALAIPVVTVIGVLLFNNLPSWQAALFGPGNHATLITLFSMTVGTLIGLAMAIRMTHETVAQPMQEARRLLDSVGWAFILPQILAVLGLLFTTAGVGTSISWLTEHYLAVDNRFIAVAVYAIGMAVLTMVMGNAFAAFPIVTAGVGIPILVLQHGGNPAVMAAIGMFSGYCGTLMTPMAANFNIVPAALLELPDKNAVIKAQIPTGILLLIVNVFLLYFLMFL, from the coding sequence ATGAATTTCCAGCAAAACTATTTATATTGGCTGGCGGGCGCGGCACTGCTGGTGGTGGCCGTCATGTCCTGGCGCGATAAAAGCAACCCGCGTCGCCTGACGACCGGCCTGTTCTGGGGCCTGTACGGGCTGGTGTTCCTGCTTGGCGATTGGACATATCAACTGGTGGGCGATAAACGCGCGGTCAATATCGCCGTCGGCGGGCTGGTCGTCGTGTTGGCGCTGATCGCCGGTTTTGGCGGCGTGCGTCTTGGCAGCTACCATCAACGCAGTCAGGAAGAGAAAACCGCCAGCGCGAAACGCCTTGGCAACAAACTGTTTTACCCGGCGCTGGCTATCCCGGTGGTCACCGTTATCGGCGTGCTGTTGTTCAACAATTTGCCTTCGTGGCAGGCGGCGCTATTCGGGCCAGGCAACCATGCGACGCTGATTACCTTGTTCTCGATGACAGTGGGTACCCTGATTGGCCTGGCGATGGCGATCCGCATGACCCATGAAACGGTGGCACAGCCGATGCAGGAAGCGCGCCGTCTACTGGATTCCGTCGGCTGGGCCTTTATTTTACCGCAGATCCTCGCGGTGCTGGGCCTGCTGTTTACCACCGCGGGGGTGGGGACCAGTATTTCGTGGCTGACCGAACACTATCTGGCGGTGGACAACCGCTTTATCGCCGTTGCCGTGTACGCCATTGGCATGGCGGTATTGACCATGGTGATGGGGAACGCTTTTGCGGCCTTCCCGATTGTCACTGCCGGAGTGGGGATCCCGATTCTGGTGCTGCAGCACGGCGGTAACCCGGCGGTGATGGCGGCGATCGGCATGTTTTCCGGCTACTGCGGCACCCTGATGACGCCGATGGCGGCGAACTTCAATATCGTACCGGCGGCATTGCTTGAACTACCGGATAAAAACGCGGTGATTAAAGCCCAGATACCAACCGGCATTCTGCTGCTCATCGTTAACGTGTTCTTACTCTATTTCCTCATGTTCCTGTAA
- the sdhC gene encoding succinate dehydrogenase cytochrome b556 subunit, with translation MWALFMVRNVKKQRPVNLDLQTIRFPITAIASILHRVSGVITFVAVGILLWLLGTSLSSPEGFLTAASIMNSFFVKFIMWGILTALAYHAVVGIRHLLMDFGYLEETLEAGTRSAKISFVITVVLSLLAGVLVW, from the coding sequence ATGTGGGCGTTATTCATGGTAAGAAATGTGAAAAAACAAAGACCTGTCAATCTGGATCTACAAACGATTCGATTCCCAATCACGGCGATAGCGTCCATTCTCCATCGCGTATCCGGTGTGATCACTTTTGTGGCGGTCGGAATTCTGCTTTGGTTGCTGGGCACCAGTCTTTCCTCTCCTGAGGGCTTCCTGACGGCGGCTTCCATTATGAATAGCTTCTTCGTGAAGTTTATCATGTGGGGCATCCTGACCGCGCTGGCGTACCACGCCGTTGTCGGTATCCGTCATCTGTTGATGGACTTTGGCTATCTGGAAGAAACCCTCGAAGCAGGGACACGCTCCGCCAAAATTTCTTTTGTTATTACTGTCGTGCTTTCACTTCTCGCAGGAGTCCTCGTATGGTAA
- a CDS encoding type 2 GTP cyclohydrolase I: protein MKNSELEQLINEKLNSAAISDFAPNGLQVEGRETVRKIVTGVTASQALLDEAVRLQADAVIVHHGYFWKGESPVIRGMKRNRLKTLLTNDINLYGWHLPLDAHPELGNNAQLAQLLGINVMGEIEPLVPWGELSMPVSGLELASWVEARLGRKPLWCGDTGPDKVTRVAWCTGGGQSFIDSAARFGVDAFITGEVSEQTIHSAREQGLHFYAAGHHATERGGIRALSEWLTENTDLDVTFIDIPNPA from the coding sequence ATGAAAAATAGCGAACTGGAACAACTGATTAACGAGAAACTGAATAGTGCGGCCATCAGTGATTTCGCTCCTAACGGCCTGCAGGTGGAAGGGCGCGAGACGGTGCGGAAAATCGTTACCGGCGTCACTGCCAGCCAGGCACTGCTTGATGAAGCCGTGCGCCTGCAGGCGGATGCGGTGATTGTCCATCACGGTTACTTCTGGAAAGGCGAATCGCCGGTGATCCGTGGTATGAAGCGCAACCGGCTGAAGACACTGCTGACCAACGATATAAATCTGTATGGTTGGCATCTGCCGCTGGATGCGCACCCTGAATTAGGCAACAACGCCCAGCTGGCACAGCTATTGGGCATTAACGTGATGGGTGAAATCGAACCGCTGGTGCCATGGGGCGAACTGTCGATGCCGGTCTCGGGGTTGGAACTGGCGTCGTGGGTTGAGGCGCGTCTGGGGCGTAAACCGCTGTGGTGCGGCGATACCGGGCCGGATAAGGTGACGCGCGTCGCCTGGTGTACCGGCGGCGGCCAAAGTTTTATTGATAGCGCGGCCCGCTTCGGCGTTGATGCCTTTATTACCGGTGAAGTCTCTGAGCAGACGATTCATTCTGCGCGCGAGCAGGGGCTGCATTTTTATGCCGCGGGTCATCATGCGACCGAGCGCGGCGGCATTCGCGCCCTGAGCGAGTGGCTGACTGAAAATACCGATTTGGATGTCACCTTTATCGATATTCCTAATCCGGCTTGA
- the gltA gene encoding citrate synthase, with protein MSDAKAKITLGGDTAIELDVLKGTLGQDVIDIRSLGSKGLFTFDPGFTSTASCESKITFIDGDEGILLHRGFPIDQLATESNYLEVCYILLNGEKPTQQQYDEFKTTVTRHTMIHEQITRLFHAFRRDSHPMAVMCGITGALAAFYHDSLDVNNPRHREIAAYRLLSKMPTMAAMCYKYSIGQPFVYPRNDLSYAGNFLNMMFSTPCETYEVNPVLERAMDRILILHADHEQNASTSTVRTAGSSGANPFACIAAGIASLWGPAHGGANEAALKMLEEISSVEHIPEFVRRAKDKNDSFRLMGFGHRVYKNYDPRATVMRETCHEVLKELGTKDDLLEVAMELEHIALNDPYFIEKKLYPNVDFYSGIILKAMGIPSSMFTVIFAMARTVGWIAHWNEMHSDGMKIARPRQLYTGYEKRDFKSDLKK; from the coding sequence ATGTCTGATGCTAAAGCAAAAATCACCCTGGGTGGTGACACTGCTATTGAACTTGATGTGCTAAAAGGCACGCTCGGTCAGGATGTGATTGATATTCGTAGTCTTGGTTCAAAAGGTCTTTTCACCTTCGACCCCGGTTTCACTTCAACAGCCTCGTGTGAATCTAAAATTACTTTTATCGACGGTGATGAAGGTATCCTGCTCCACCGCGGCTTCCCGATCGATCAATTAGCGACCGAGTCAAATTATCTTGAAGTGTGCTACATCCTGTTGAACGGCGAAAAACCGACTCAACAGCAGTACGACGAATTCAAAACCACCGTTACCCGCCACACCATGATCCACGAGCAGATTACCCGTCTGTTCCACGCGTTCCGTCGCGACTCTCACCCAATGGCGGTGATGTGCGGTATTACCGGCGCACTGGCGGCGTTCTATCACGATTCTCTGGACGTCAATAATCCGCGTCACCGTGAAATCGCCGCCTACCGCCTGCTGTCGAAGATGCCGACCATGGCAGCAATGTGTTACAAATATTCTATCGGCCAGCCTTTTGTTTATCCGCGCAACGACCTCTCCTACGCGGGTAACTTCCTGAATATGATGTTCTCCACGCCGTGCGAAACCTACGAGGTTAACCCGGTGCTGGAACGCGCGATGGACCGCATCCTGATCCTGCACGCTGACCACGAGCAGAACGCGTCCACTTCCACCGTACGTACCGCAGGCTCCTCCGGCGCTAACCCGTTCGCGTGTATCGCTGCCGGTATCGCCTCCCTGTGGGGACCGGCGCACGGCGGCGCCAACGAAGCGGCCCTGAAAATGCTGGAAGAAATCAGTTCTGTTGAACACATTCCGGAATTTGTTCGTCGTGCGAAAGATAAGAATGACTCTTTCCGCCTGATGGGCTTCGGCCACCGCGTGTACAAGAACTACGACCCGCGCGCCACCGTGATGCGTGAAACCTGCCATGAAGTGCTGAAAGAACTGGGTACGAAAGACGATCTGCTGGAAGTGGCGATGGAGCTTGAACACATTGCGCTTAACGACCCGTACTTCATCGAGAAGAAACTGTACCCGAACGTCGATTTCTACTCTGGTATCATCCTGAAAGCGATGGGTATTCCGTCTTCGATGTTTACCGTTATCTTCGCGATGGCGCGTACCGTCGGCTGGATTGCCCACTGGAACGAGATGCACAGCGACGGCATGAAAATTGCCCGTCCGCGTCAGCTGTATACCGGCTACGAGAAGCGCGATTTCAAATCCGATCTCAAGAAATAA
- the sdhA gene encoding succinate dehydrogenase flavoprotein subunit has protein sequence MKLPVREFDAVVIGAGGAGMRAALQISQSGQTCALLSKVFPTRSHTVSAQGGITVALGNTHEDNWEWHMYDTVKGSDYIGDQDAIEYMCKTGPEAILELEHMGLPFSRLDDGRIYQRPFGGQSKNFGGEQAARTAAAADRTGHALLHTLYQQNLKNHTTIFSEWYALDLVKNQDGAVVGCTALCIETGEVVYFKANATVLATGGAGRIYQSTTNAHINTGDGVGMAIRAGVPVQDMEMWQFHPTGIAGAGVLVTEGCRGEGGYLLNKHGERFMERYAPNAKDLAGRDVVARSIMIEIREGRGCDGPWGPHAKLKLDHLGKEVLESRLPGILELSRTFAHVDPVKEPIPVIPTCHYMMGGIPTKVTGQALTVNEKGEDVVIPGLFAVGEIACVSVHGANRLGGNSLLDLVVFGRAAGLHLQESIAEQGALRAASESDVEGSLDRLNRWNNTRSGEDPVAIRKALQECMQHNFSVFREGDAMHKGLEQLKVIRERLKNARLDDTSSEFNTQRVECLELDNLMETAYSTAVSANFRTESRGAHSRFDFPDRDDENWLCHSLYLPESESMTRRSVNMEPKLRPAFPPKIRTY, from the coding sequence ATGAAATTGCCAGTCAGAGAATTTGATGCAGTTGTAATCGGTGCCGGCGGCGCAGGTATGCGCGCGGCGCTGCAGATTTCCCAGAGCGGACAGACCTGTGCGCTGCTCTCCAAAGTTTTCCCTACCCGTTCCCATACCGTTTCCGCGCAGGGTGGCATCACCGTCGCGCTCGGTAATACCCATGAAGATAACTGGGAATGGCATATGTACGACACCGTTAAAGGGTCGGACTATATCGGCGACCAGGACGCCATCGAATATATGTGTAAGACCGGCCCGGAAGCGATTCTTGAGCTGGAACATATGGGTCTGCCGTTCTCCCGTCTTGATGACGGCCGTATTTATCAGCGTCCGTTCGGCGGCCAGTCGAAGAACTTCGGCGGCGAGCAGGCGGCCCGTACTGCGGCGGCAGCTGACCGTACCGGCCATGCGCTGCTGCACACGCTGTACCAGCAGAACCTGAAAAACCACACCACTATCTTCTCCGAATGGTATGCCCTTGACCTGGTAAAAAACCAGGATGGCGCCGTGGTGGGTTGTACCGCACTGTGCATCGAAACCGGTGAAGTGGTGTATTTCAAAGCCAACGCGACCGTGCTGGCAACCGGCGGCGCAGGCCGTATTTATCAGTCCACCACTAACGCCCACATCAACACCGGCGACGGCGTAGGGATGGCTATCCGTGCAGGCGTGCCTGTGCAGGATATGGAAATGTGGCAGTTCCACCCGACCGGTATCGCCGGGGCAGGGGTTCTGGTGACCGAAGGTTGCCGCGGTGAAGGCGGTTACCTGCTGAACAAACACGGCGAGCGCTTCATGGAGCGTTATGCGCCGAACGCGAAAGACCTCGCGGGTCGTGACGTGGTGGCGCGTTCCATCATGATCGAAATCCGTGAAGGTCGCGGCTGTGACGGTCCGTGGGGCCCGCACGCCAAGCTGAAACTGGATCACCTGGGTAAAGAAGTGCTGGAATCCCGTCTGCCGGGCATTCTGGAGCTGTCTCGTACCTTTGCGCACGTTGACCCGGTTAAAGAACCGATTCCGGTTATCCCAACCTGCCACTACATGATGGGCGGTATTCCGACCAAAGTGACCGGCCAGGCGCTGACCGTGAATGAGAAGGGCGAAGACGTGGTGATTCCGGGTCTGTTCGCCGTTGGCGAAATCGCCTGTGTATCCGTACACGGCGCCAACCGTCTGGGCGGCAACTCGCTGCTGGACCTGGTGGTCTTCGGCCGCGCGGCGGGCCTGCATCTGCAGGAATCCATCGCCGAGCAGGGCGCGCTGCGCGCTGCCAGCGAATCCGATGTCGAAGGGTCTCTGGACCGCCTCAACCGTTGGAACAACACCCGTTCCGGCGAAGACCCGGTTGCTATCCGCAAAGCGCTGCAGGAATGTATGCAGCACAACTTCTCGGTATTCCGCGAAGGCGATGCGATGCACAAAGGCCTGGAACAGCTGAAAGTGATCCGCGAGCGCCTGAAAAATGCGCGTCTGGACGACACCTCCAGCGAGTTCAATACCCAGCGCGTCGAGTGCCTGGAGCTGGATAACCTGATGGAAACCGCATATTCCACGGCGGTATCTGCGAACTTCCGTACCGAAAGCCGCGGCGCGCATAGCCGCTTCGACTTCCCGGATCGTGATGATGAAAACTGGCTGTGCCATTCCCTGTATCTGCCAGAGTCGGAATCCATGACGCGTCGTAGCGTCAACATGGAACCGAAACTGCGTCCGGCATTCCCGCCGAAGATTCGTACTTATTAA
- the pxpB gene encoding 5-oxoprolinase subunit PxpB, producing MQRARCYLLGETAVVLELEPPVTLESQKRIWGLTQRLTHHEEVIEVIPGMNNITVVLRRPQEMAWSAIDQLQRWWEESDALEPESREIAIPVIYGGEAGPDLGDVARHSGLSEKQVVELHASVEYVVWFLGFQPGFPYFGGLPEQLAMPRRAEPRLLVPAGSVGIGGSQTGIYPLATPGGWQLLGRTPLALFDPNRKDPVLLRSGDRVRFVPQKEGVC from the coding sequence GTGCAGCGAGCGCGTTGTTATCTGTTAGGTGAAACGGCGGTAGTACTGGAGCTTGAGCCGCCGGTGACGCTGGAAAGTCAAAAACGTATCTGGGGGCTGACCCAGCGGTTGACCCACCACGAAGAGGTGATCGAAGTGATCCCGGGTATGAATAACATTACCGTCGTGCTGCGTCGCCCGCAGGAGATGGCGTGGAGTGCGATTGACCAATTGCAGCGCTGGTGGGAAGAGAGCGATGCGCTGGAGCCGGAATCCCGTGAGATCGCGATACCGGTGATTTACGGTGGAGAAGCGGGGCCGGATCTCGGCGACGTCGCGCGCCACAGCGGGCTGAGCGAAAAGCAGGTGGTCGAGCTGCACGCCTCGGTAGAGTATGTGGTGTGGTTCCTCGGCTTCCAGCCGGGCTTCCCTTATTTCGGCGGGCTACCGGAGCAGCTGGCGATGCCCCGTCGCGCGGAGCCACGCCTGCTGGTGCCGGCGGGGTCCGTCGGTATCGGCGGCTCGCAAACCGGCATTTACCCACTGGCGACGCCGGGCGGTTGGCAGCTGTTGGGGCGCACGCCGTTGGCGCTATTCGATCCCAATCGCAAAGATCCGGTACTGCTGCGTTCAGGCGATCGCGTGCGCTTTGTGCCGCAGAAGGAGGGCGTATGTTGA